The Pyrococcus kukulkanii genome contains a region encoding:
- a CDS encoding HEPN domain-containing protein, translating to MHYDEVEVLLNKSAEFLELAEVALAREKYDSAVFLAEQGLQLYLKALLVKYSGIKPKTHSLRELLEFLSEAIEAQDKISEFIKENRSILKELESAHILARYEPKVYEKEDAEELSKLAKDVIKFVEVLADEFERRISEEDDKEGKGKVHHVIKNYRKYLPAIERACREIFGECEIYIFGSVLTGKFTAGSDVDVLVKVKKLPDENDIREKIEELAELPDNHPFEFHIVDGEGFKYYRDVLKVKLAKIDPSKTSQSP from the coding sequence ATGCATTACGATGAAGTCGAAGTGCTGTTAAATAAATCCGCCGAGTTCCTTGAACTTGCAGAAGTTGCACTGGCCAGGGAAAAATATGATAGCGCGGTGTTCTTGGCTGAGCAGGGACTTCAGCTGTACCTCAAAGCCCTATTGGTGAAGTACTCGGGAATCAAGCCTAAGACGCATTCATTGAGGGAGCTACTTGAGTTCCTCAGTGAGGCGATAGAAGCCCAAGATAAGATAAGCGAGTTCATAAAAGAAAACAGGAGTATTTTGAAAGAGCTAGAATCAGCGCACATCCTCGCGAGGTACGAGCCCAAGGTTTATGAGAAGGAGGATGCGGAAGAGTTATCAAAGCTTGCAAAGGACGTCATTAAATTCGTGGAGGTTCTTGCTGATGAATTCGAGAGAAGAATTAGTGAAGAAGATGATAAAGAAGGGAAGGGAAAGGTACATCATGTGATTAAAAACTACCGCAAGTACCTCCCTGCCATAGAGAGGGCATGCAGGGAGATTTTTGGAGAGTGTGAAATATACATTTTCGGAAGCGTCCTAACTGGAAAATTCACCGCGGGGAGCGACGTTGATGTTCTAGTAAAGGTCAAAAAACTTCCAGATGAAAACGATATCAGGGAGAAAATTGAAGAGCTCGCCGAACTTCCCGACAATCATCCGTTTGAGTTCCACATAGTTGATGGCGAAGGATTCAAGTACT